A segment of the Panicum hallii strain FIL2 chromosome 1, PHallii_v3.1, whole genome shotgun sequence genome:
CAACTGTGTTTACAATAAAGACCAATTTCTGAAAAAAAGTGGGTAACAGGAACATCCTTTGATGCAGCAACAAGAGCAAGTTGTAAATGATGGGAATATGATGGTGGGTGAGTACCGCGAGCAGAGATTCGTGGGAACCCCCGTTTAGAGATTCGGCCAGGAGTGTAACATGCGGTAGGATTCCGGCCATGTAAAGATCAGGAGATAAAggagtttagacaggttcggacagCTGtaagcgtaacaccctacgtcctgtgtggagCTGGTAGTTGTATTCAGTTGAGTCACCTTCCCCCTGCACATACCCTATCTATTCTATTTATAGCCTTTCCCGTGGATCCCGGGATGAGGCATACCACTTTAAGTGTGAATGTGACGCCTTATGAGGGGCGCTGACTTGCAAGTGGCGCCTGCCCGCCGGATAGGGTCGTGCGCCGTGGGTTAGGATTGTCATTGCCCGGGGTCCTCCTCGAGGGATCCCGGGATACCCTGAGGTCTCTCCCGGGCTCTACGCATCGCCCGGGACTGCAAGTGGCGCCCGCTCGCCAGACGGGGCCCTGCATTGTGGGCTAGGACTGTCGGGGCCCGAGATCCTCCTCGAGGGACCTAGGATGCCCCGAGGTTTCTCCTAGGCTCTATGCATTGCCCGGGGTCTTTCCTATGCGCCGCTCGGGGTTGTCAACACTCCTCTCCACGCCGGTTTGATGTGACGGGAGGCGTAAGTGAAGGGGTTCCCCCCACCGTCCATCGCCGGACGACGGGACGTGACCCAAGAAGGGGGCTCCCTCGGTCCTGGTCACCGTGCCGTCTGTGAGCATGCCTCCCCCATATTCTTATTGTTTTACGGGGAAGGAGCACCGCCCCTGGGACTCGTCCGGTCGTAGCAGGGCGGGCGCATTAAATGCGCTGACAGGCGAATCCCTTCTCCACGAAGGGACCGCCATGTTCTAGGGAGGTGCTTGGCCTCCCGCGGGCTTGGATCCTCTAGAAGGTGCTTCAGTTTAGCCTATTACTGCTAATGGGCCAGGAGGGCCTTTCGGCCTGTTTACCTTTAGTTTGTCCAGGGCTAGGGGGACCTCCGTTCCCGTGATGCTAACAGCATAGCAATGAACATAATATGCATAAGGACATTATTTGAGAAAAAGTGTTTGCCATCCATTTAACTCTTCCTTCATGTTGCTGGCACCATCGTAGCCCTGGCCTCGAAGGTTCTGAACATCAAAGCCACAGCTTGACAATACATTAGACAATTCCTTTTTCAATGTCAATGCTTTGGTGTTCTTCACATGTATCAAGTCAAAGAACCGTTCTTGTAAAATACCATCACTATCAACAAATCTGAAAACAAGTGCCATTTGTTCTCTTTTTGCAACATCACATGTTTCATCCACAAGAATAGAGAACTTTGAATACCCGATTTCCTCACGGATATGCTTCCTGATTTTCATTGCAATAATACTCGAGAGTTCCTTTTGAATATCAGGTGATGTGTACTTAGCAAATTGTGGAGCATTCTCTAACACAACACTTGCAATTTCAGGATTAAATTCAGCAAGAAGTTTTAACATTTCAATAAAATTTCCTCTGTTCTTTGACTGAGGTGTCTCATCATGGCCTCTAAAAGAACAAGATTGAAATGTTAACCACCTTACATCTGCAATTGATGTTTTCAGCCGTAGACGGTTTCTTTCTTTGTCTCGATCGCTTGCCACCACCATAATGTTAATTATATGATTCGGCCAATTCAACAGATTACGACATTCTGTCACTGCATTGTTGTGTGTTGAGTAAGGATCAGATCCCATATGAACCAAGAATGCACAATTTTTGCCATCATGAACTTTCTTATAGTTGTCAAAACCTTGTGCTGTGAAGACATCAAAGCCACTTCTTTTCTTTATATTTTTGCTGGACACGAAGCAAAGAAGACAATATGCACGGCCACCACTCTCCGAGTACTCCAACGAAGATGGAAATTCACTGAACCAATTGTACTGGAAATGGCGTTGATGTCCTTGTGGTCCAAAACCCTTATATTTATTCAGTTTGGGTTGCATTGGCCCTAACTTCAAATATGCCTGTCGTACTTCATCTTGCTGGTTACTTGGATACTCCCAAATTTGCGAAGCTAATGCTGGATCTCGCTGTAGGAATTCAATTCCCCGAAATACAACAGGTTCAGGCTCATCTACTTGTCCATCTTGCCTTTGTTCATCTTCTTGTGCTTCATCTTGCCTGGATTCTAATTCAATTAAGGAGGCAGGAACAAAAGGTTGCTCCACAACTGGTTTCTATTTTCCTTTTAAAAAAATGAATAAATGAGTTTCTCTTTAACCATTTGTACCTATAAAATTGTAGACACTAGTTATTAATTGTAAAAGTAGCAAATCGTAAGAACTGTGCAACTAGGGTAAATAAACTAGCGATACATCTCAAATTGTCTAAAACAAATGACAACACAGATCTCGATTGACAATAAATTATTACTCAATTAGCCACTTCTAGCCTGCATTGGCTACGGATCTTAAGAAATTAGGAGAAAAATAGAAGGAA
Coding sequences within it:
- the LOC112873049 gene encoding zinc finger MYM-type protein 1-like, encoding MQPKLNKYKGFGPQGHQRHFQYNWFSEFPSSLEYSESGGRAYCLLCFVSSKNIKKRSGFDVFTAQGFDNYKKVHDGKNCAFLVHMGSDPYSTHNNAVTECRNLLNWPNHIINIMVVASDRDKERNRLRLKTSIADVRWLTFQSCSFRGHDETPQSKNRGNFIEMLKLLAEFNPEIASVVLENAPQFAKYTSPDIQKELSSIIAMKIRKHIREEIGYSKFSILVDETCDVAKREQMALVFRFVDSDGILQERFFDLIHVKNTKALTLKKELSNVLSSCGFDVQNLRGQGYDGASNMKEELNGWQTLFLK